The following proteins come from a genomic window of Bartonella apihabitans:
- the sufC gene encoding Fe-S cluster assembly ATPase SufC: protein MLEIKNLHARIAETKTEILHGLDLTIHDGEVAAIMGPNGSGKSTLSYILAGRDDYEVTDGEVIFNGKSLLDMDPAERAATGVFLAFQYPMEIPGVATMEFLKVAMNCQRKARGEEELKVPEFLKKVKAGVTELDMDMSMLKRPLNVGFSGGEKKRAEILQMLLLEPKLCILDETDSGLDIDALKIVANGVNALRSPDRSFMVITHYQRLLDYIVPDTVHVLYKGKIVKTGDKTLAMQLEQTGYADIIDKVEAEEGHE from the coding sequence ATGTTAGAAATTAAAAATCTTCATGCACGTATAGCCGAAACCAAGACAGAAATTCTGCATGGTCTGGATTTGACAATCCACGATGGCGAAGTTGCAGCAATTATGGGACCAAACGGTTCTGGTAAATCGACGCTTTCATATATTCTTGCCGGTCGTGATGATTATGAAGTGACGGACGGAGAAGTTATCTTTAACGGCAAGTCGCTTCTTGATATGGATCCGGCAGAACGGGCGGCAACCGGTGTGTTTCTGGCTTTCCAGTATCCGATGGAAATACCTGGCGTTGCGACAATGGAATTTTTGAAAGTCGCAATGAATTGTCAGAGAAAAGCGCGCGGCGAAGAAGAATTGAAAGTGCCCGAGTTCTTGAAAAAAGTAAAAGCGGGCGTTACCGAGCTTGATATGGATATGAGCATGCTCAAGCGTCCTCTCAATGTCGGTTTTTCCGGTGGTGAAAAGAAGCGCGCAGAAATACTCCAGATGCTGTTGCTGGAACCGAAGCTCTGTATTCTTGACGAAACAGATTCAGGCCTTGATATTGATGCGTTAAAAATTGTGGCAAACGGTGTCAATGCTTTGCGCTCTCCGGATCGTTCGTTCATGGTCATCACCCACTATCAAAGACTTCTGGACTATATTGTGCCGGATACTGTGCACGTCCTCTATAAAGGTAAAATCGTCAAGACTGGCGATAAGACATTGGCTATGCAGCTTGAACAAACAGGTTATGCCGACATTATCGACAAGGTAGAAGCGGAGGAAGGACATGAGTGA
- the sufD gene encoding Fe-S cluster assembly protein SufD, which translates to MSETSKVDKKPEMTAAEQAIVDIFGQKLGDFPGNSEVMSTRDSVVEQFKRVGIPSRKREYWHYTDLRTLLKTIPNFSDEGDGLSRDPLLPKNSVFAIFNGKTLAAPEVDSVTVKRVADELANEHFTLKPDISDDDFVGQVNTAFVTDGWLLEVADGAKIADPIELQMINPGGQAHAYSQVKVGNNSSVTFIERQLGGEKSTFVTSVQDLKIGEGADVTWIIIRDRGFDATQFSKFLANLDKKAKLTLYIVNVASQFNRQEIDIEMPGEGGNFQLRTINLLAGASHSDVTMFVRHIGEDTVSTEIVRNVVADNARGAFQGMIKVSREAQKTDARMTCNSLILSDDAEFDSKPELEIFADDVACGHGSTVAEIDREQLFYLMARGIEESVARGLLVKAFVSQLIDDVENDQMKDVIVALINQWLEKHL; encoded by the coding sequence ATGAGTGAAACCTCCAAAGTCGATAAAAAACCGGAAATGACTGCTGCGGAACAGGCAATAGTCGATATTTTTGGTCAAAAATTGGGTGATTTTCCTGGAAATAGCGAGGTCATGTCAACGCGGGATAGCGTGGTAGAACAGTTCAAACGCGTGGGCATTCCTTCCAGAAAACGCGAATATTGGCATTACACCGATTTGCGTACCTTGTTGAAGACAATTCCGAACTTTAGTGATGAAGGTGACGGATTATCTCGCGACCCGCTTCTGCCAAAGAATTCTGTATTTGCCATTTTTAACGGCAAAACACTCGCAGCCCCTGAGGTCGATTCAGTCACTGTAAAACGCGTTGCCGATGAACTTGCTAACGAGCATTTCACTCTGAAGCCAGATATTTCCGACGATGATTTTGTCGGTCAGGTCAATACGGCTTTTGTCACTGACGGTTGGCTTCTTGAAGTAGCAGACGGTGCAAAAATCGCTGATCCGATTGAATTGCAAATGATCAATCCGGGTGGTCAGGCTCATGCCTATTCCCAAGTCAAAGTAGGTAATAATAGCTCGGTTACTTTCATCGAAAGACAATTGGGTGGCGAAAAATCCACATTTGTAACTTCCGTACAAGACCTCAAAATAGGCGAGGGAGCAGATGTAACTTGGATTATCATTCGTGATCGGGGTTTCGACGCGACGCAGTTTTCCAAGTTTCTCGCAAATCTTGATAAGAAAGCAAAACTGACCCTATACATCGTGAATGTCGCAAGTCAGTTTAACCGACAGGAAATAGACATTGAGATGCCGGGCGAGGGTGGGAACTTCCAATTGAGGACGATCAATCTCCTTGCAGGTGCCAGTCATAGCGATGTTACAATGTTTGTTCGTCACATTGGCGAAGATACTGTTTCGACCGAAATTGTTCGCAATGTTGTAGCTGATAATGCAAGAGGTGCGTTTCAGGGCATGATCAAGGTTTCCAGAGAAGCCCAGAAAACTGATGCCCGCATGACGTGCAACAGTCTTATCTTATCGGATGACGCCGAATTCGATTCGAAACCCGAACTCGAAATTTTTGCCGATGATGTTGCTTGCGGACATGGTTCCACAGTTGCGGAAATCGATCGCGAACAACTCTTTTATCTGATGGCACGCGGTATCGAAGAATCTGTCGCTCGCGGCTTGTTGGTAAAGGCTTTTGTCTCCCAGTTGATTGATGACGTGGAAAACGATCAAATGAAAGACGTCATTGTTGCTCTCATTAATCAATGGTTGGAAAAGCACCTTTAA
- a CDS encoding cysteine desulfurase: protein MMIDQTSSSFDINQIRRDFPILDRKIYGKRLAYLDNAASAQKPRQVLEAMDEVYRTSYANVHRGLHFLSNTATELYEKARESVRKFMNASSHEEIVFTKNATEAINTVAYGYGMPRFSEGDEIVLTIMEHHSNIVPWHFIREVKGVKLVFVPVDDDGVLHLEDFEKALTEKTRLVAVTHMSNTLGTVPPVKEMIKAAHERNIPVLIDGAQGSVHLTVDVQDLDCDWYVMTGHKLYGPTGIGVLYGKKDRLQEMHPFQGGGEMIEDVSVDKITYNDPPHRFEAGTPPIVQAIGLGVALEYIMSKDRKALEAHEKALTAYAHERLEAINSLRIFGHAPDKGGIISFQLEGIHPHDVSMYIDRQGVAVRAGTHCAQPLLNRFHVTSTCRASFAMYNDRDDVEQLAEALEKARRFFNE, encoded by the coding sequence ATGATGATAGACCAAACGTCTTCGTCTTTCGATATCAATCAAATACGGCGTGATTTTCCGATCCTTGATCGGAAAATCTACGGTAAACGTCTCGCCTATCTTGATAATGCTGCTTCGGCTCAAAAGCCGAGGCAGGTTCTTGAGGCTATGGACGAGGTCTATCGGACAAGCTATGCCAATGTTCATCGCGGCCTTCATTTTTTATCGAACACTGCAACCGAGCTTTATGAAAAAGCCAGAGAAAGCGTTCGTAAATTTATGAATGCTTCATCTCATGAAGAAATTGTCTTTACCAAAAACGCGACGGAAGCCATCAATACTGTGGCATATGGATATGGAATGCCGCGTTTTTCGGAAGGTGACGAAATTGTTTTGACGATTATGGAACATCATTCCAATATCGTTCCCTGGCATTTTATTCGCGAAGTGAAGGGCGTAAAACTTGTTTTCGTGCCGGTTGACGACGATGGAGTTCTCCATTTGGAGGATTTCGAAAAGGCATTGACTGAAAAGACGAGACTTGTAGCCGTCACCCATATGTCGAACACCCTCGGCACAGTGCCACCGGTCAAAGAGATGATAAAGGCCGCTCATGAGCGGAATATTCCGGTTTTGATCGACGGGGCACAAGGGTCAGTCCATTTGACCGTCGACGTGCAAGACCTCGATTGTGACTGGTATGTAATGACAGGCCACAAACTTTACGGCCCGACAGGGATCGGTGTTCTTTACGGCAAAAAAGACCGATTGCAAGAAATGCACCCGTTTCAGGGTGGCGGCGAGATGATTGAAGATGTGAGTGTCGACAAGATCACTTACAACGACCCCCCTCATCGCTTTGAAGCTGGAACGCCTCCGATTGTTCAGGCGATCGGATTGGGTGTTGCTCTCGAATATATTATGTCGAAAGATCGCAAAGCACTTGAGGCTCACGAGAAAGCATTGACGGCCTATGCTCATGAACGGCTTGAAGCGATCAATTCGTTGCGCATTTTCGGGCATGCTCCTGATAAAGGTGGCATTATCTCGTTCCAACTCGAAGGAATTCATCCTCACGATGTCTCGATGTATATTGACCGTCAGGGAGTAGCCGTGAGAGCTGGAACGCATTGTGCCCAGCCGCTCCTTAATCGCTTTCATGTAACATCGACCTGCCGTGCATCTTTTGCCATGTATAATGATCGCGATGATGTCGAACAGCTTGCCGAAGCGTTGGAAAAGGCAAGGAGGTTTTTTAATGAGTGA
- a CDS encoding SUF system Fe-S cluster assembly protein, whose translation MSESDNKIHTAEPVGDWGDHVVAANTSTIPPAELDRMTEDIINALKTVFDPEIPADIYELGLVYKIDIEDDRTVKIDMTLTAPGCPVAGDMPSWVENAVGAVEGVSHVEVNMTFDPPWTPDRMSEEAQIALGWY comes from the coding sequence ATGAGTGAATCCGACAACAAAATTCATACTGCCGAGCCGGTAGGTGATTGGGGCGATCATGTTGTTGCAGCAAACACGTCAACGATTCCCCCTGCCGAACTCGATCGTATGACGGAGGATATCATCAATGCTTTGAAAACAGTCTTCGACCCTGAAATTCCCGCCGATATTTATGAGTTGGGTCTGGTCTACAAAATCGACATTGAAGATGATCGCACTGTAAAAATCGATATGACTTTGACTGCTCCGGGGTGTCCCGTCGCAGGCGATATGCCGAGCTGGGTAGAAAATGCCGTCGGTGCGGTAGAGGGCGTTTCGCATGTCGAGGTCAACATGACATTTGACCCACCTTGGACGCCAGATAGAATGTCTGAAGAAGCCCAGATTGCACTTGGCTGGTATTAA
- a CDS encoding DNA polymerase IV produces MALTPFNQPEFGFCRDCLSIQHKFNKRCEKCGSPRLIRHPELYSLTLAHIDCDAFYASVEKRDHPELRNKPVIVGGSKRGVVSTACYIARISGVHSAMPMFKALELCPDAIVIPPDITKYARIGREIRQLMFELTPLVEPISIDEAFLDMRGTEKLHKAPASYTLARFAKRIEQEIGVTVSIGLSYCKFLAKIASDLDKPRGFSIIGEHEALAFLAKQPVTKIWGVGSALAQKLSHDGITTVGELQQLDEALLIKRYGQMGQRLYRLSRGQDNRLVQPEREMKSISSETTFMSDLSNAEDLIPVLRMLSEKVSARLKASEIAGQTVVLKLKTKDFKTRTRNQSLDDPTQTADRIFRVGLRLLQKELDGTKFRLLGIGVQQLSKASHLHDNDLLDPFQHKRAVAETAMDKLRAKFGNKSIETGYTFGKNISLNKTPDDKSR; encoded by the coding sequence ATGGCTCTGACCCCGTTTAACCAACCTGAATTTGGTTTTTGTCGGGATTGTTTATCCATTCAACATAAGTTCAATAAACGGTGCGAAAAATGTGGTTCGCCGCGCCTTATCCGCCATCCGGAACTTTATTCTCTCACATTGGCCCATATTGATTGCGACGCCTTTTACGCCTCCGTTGAAAAGCGTGACCATCCTGAGCTGCGTAACAAACCGGTTATTGTCGGAGGTAGCAAACGTGGGGTTGTTTCCACAGCCTGTTATATTGCTCGAATTTCTGGAGTGCACTCGGCAATGCCAATGTTCAAGGCATTGGAACTATGCCCCGACGCAATAGTCATTCCCCCCGATATTACAAAATATGCGCGCATAGGACGGGAAATCCGTCAGCTCATGTTCGAACTGACGCCGCTTGTCGAGCCAATTTCGATTGATGAGGCGTTTCTGGATATGCGTGGTACTGAAAAACTCCATAAGGCGCCGGCCTCATATACGCTTGCACGTTTTGCAAAACGTATCGAGCAAGAAATCGGTGTTACTGTCTCGATCGGTTTATCTTATTGCAAGTTTCTGGCAAAAATTGCGTCCGATCTTGATAAACCGCGTGGCTTTTCGATCATCGGCGAACATGAAGCACTCGCGTTTCTGGCAAAACAACCGGTAACAAAAATATGGGGTGTCGGTTCCGCATTAGCGCAAAAATTATCCCATGACGGAATTACCACAGTGGGCGAACTCCAACAATTGGATGAAGCATTACTTATCAAACGTTATGGACAAATGGGGCAGCGCCTTTATCGGTTGTCGCGCGGGCAAGATAATCGGCTGGTTCAACCTGAACGAGAAATGAAGAGCATATCTTCCGAAACGACCTTCATGAGCGATTTATCAAATGCGGAAGACCTGATACCGGTTTTACGAATGTTATCTGAAAAAGTTTCAGCACGACTGAAGGCAAGTGAAATTGCCGGACAAACTGTTGTTTTGAAGTTAAAGACCAAAGATTTCAAAACGCGAACACGCAACCAGAGCCTTGATGACCCGACACAGACTGCTGACCGCATTTTTCGCGTAGGGCTAAGATTATTGCAAAAGGAACTTGATGGAACAAAATTCCGTCTACTCGGAATAGGTGTCCAGCAATTATCGAAAGCGTCCCATTTACATGATAATGATCTTCTGGACCCATTTCAGCACAAACGGGCTGTTGCTGAAACCGCGATGGATAAACTCCGTGCCAAATTCGGAAATAAATCAATCGAAACCGGTTACACATTCGGAAAAAATATTTCCTTGAACAAAACACCGGATGACAAGTCCAGATAA
- a CDS encoding DUF3572 domain-containing protein: MKKHITNREEAEELAVAALLFIANDAELMPRFLNITGINASDIRQAASTKGFLAGVLQFIMAHEPTLIAFSTESGYPPQSVGEAINFLPGGEQPIWL; encoded by the coding sequence ATGAAAAAACACATAACAAATCGCGAAGAAGCTGAAGAATTGGCTGTGGCAGCGTTGTTATTTATCGCAAACGATGCCGAACTTATGCCACGTTTTTTAAATATCACAGGTATTAATGCTTCCGATATTCGCCAAGCCGCCTCAACCAAGGGGTTTCTAGCCGGTGTTTTACAATTCATAATGGCTCATGAACCAACACTTATAGCCTTTTCAACCGAATCTGGCTATCCCCCGCAATCAGTCGGAGAAGCCATCAACTTTCTTCCTGGTGGAGAACAACCTATATGGCTCTGA
- a CDS encoding response regulator, with protein MTKKVMIVEDNELNMKLFRDLVEASGYETVETRSGLAALDLARQSKPGLILMDIQLPEVSGIDVIKQLKADDELKSIPVVAVTAFAMKGDEERIRASGCEDYMSKPISVVNFMAMVKRFLG; from the coding sequence ATGACAAAAAAAGTTATGATCGTGGAAGATAATGAACTCAATATGAAATTATTCCGCGATCTCGTCGAAGCGAGCGGCTATGAAACGGTAGAAACGCGTAGCGGTTTGGCTGCGTTGGATTTGGCACGGCAGAGTAAACCCGGTCTCATTTTAATGGATATCCAATTACCGGAGGTTTCCGGAATTGATGTTATAAAACAATTGAAAGCAGACGATGAATTGAAATCGATTCCGGTTGTTGCGGTCACTGCTTTTGCCATGAAAGGTGACGAAGAAAGAATAAGAGCCAGCGGCTGTGAAGATTATATGTCAAAGCCGATATCAGTCGTTAATTTCATGGCTATGGTTAAACGGTTCTTGGGGTGA
- the rpsI gene encoding 30S ribosomal protein S9 yields MAEISSFSELGAATETVVAPAAPEAPVHERKLDAQGRSYATGKRKDAIARVWIKPGSGKIVVNGKDFDKYFARPVLQMILRQPILAANRDGQFDIIASVAGGGLSGQAGAVRHGISKALTYFEPGLRSVLKKGGFLTRDSRVVERKKYGKAKARRSFQFSKR; encoded by the coding sequence ATGGCCGAGATTAGTTCTTTTTCTGAGCTTGGTGCGGCAACCGAAACGGTTGTAGCTCCTGCAGCACCGGAAGCTCCTGTTCACGAACGTAAACTTGACGCTCAAGGACGTTCCTATGCTACAGGTAAACGTAAAGACGCTATTGCACGCGTTTGGATAAAACCCGGTAGCGGCAAAATTGTCGTCAACGGTAAAGATTTTGACAAATATTTTGCACGCCCTGTTTTGCAGATGATTTTGCGTCAGCCAATTCTTGCTGCAAATCGCGATGGCCAGTTCGACATTATTGCATCGGTTGCCGGTGGTGGTCTTTCCGGTCAAGCAGGTGCTGTTCGTCACGGCATTTCCAAGGCTTTGACCTATTTCGAACCCGGTCTGCGTTCGGTACTGAAGAAGGGTGGCTTCCTTACTCGTGATAGCCGCGTTGTTGAACGTAAGAAATATGGTAAGGCAAAAGCCCGCCGTTCTTTCCAGTTCTCCAAACGTTAA
- the rplM gene encoding 50S ribosomal protein L13, translating into MATFSQKPAEVAKKWVIIDAENLVLGRLATLVANRLRGKHKPTYTPHVDDGDNVIVINADKVVLTGKKFHNKKYYWHTGYIGSVKERTARQILEGRFPERVIEKAVERMIPRGPLGRRQMKNLRVYAGTKHPHEAQQPEVINVGALNRKNKRIA; encoded by the coding sequence ATGGCAACTTTTTCACAAAAGCCCGCTGAAGTGGCCAAGAAATGGGTCATTATTGACGCAGAGAACCTTGTTTTAGGTCGTCTTGCCACACTGGTAGCCAATCGGTTACGCGGTAAACACAAACCAACTTATACACCTCATGTTGATGATGGTGATAATGTTATCGTAATCAATGCCGACAAAGTCGTATTGACTGGCAAAAAATTTCATAACAAAAAATATTACTGGCATACCGGATATATTGGTAGCGTCAAAGAACGTACAGCCCGCCAAATTCTTGAAGGACGTTTTCCTGAAAGAGTTATCGAAAAAGCTGTTGAACGTATGATTCCGCGTGGTCCTCTTGGCCGTCGGCAGATGAAAAATTTGCGCGTCTATGCTGGAACAAAACATCCTCATGAAGCCCAGCAGCCTGAAGTTATCAATGTTGGTGCACTCAACCGTAAAAATAAAAGGATTGCTTAA